In Comamonadaceae bacterium OS-1, a single window of DNA contains:
- the glyA2 gene encoding serine hydroxymethyltransferase 2: MTTESFFSVGVAQADPAVNAAMDHELQRQREQIELIASENIVSKAVLEAQGSVLTNKYAEGYPGKRYYGGCEHVDVVEALAIERLCKLFGCEYANVQPHSGAQANTAVMLALVQPGDTVLGMSLSAGGHLTHGAKPALSGKWFKAVQYGVRRADSLIDYDEVEALAVEHQPKMIIAGFSAYPRTIDWARFRAIADKVGAYLMVDMAHVAGLVATGVYPSPVPHAHVTTSTTHKTLRGPRGGVILTNDEALSKKINSAVFPGSQGGPLMHVIAAKAVAFGEALQPSFKAYTQQVVANAKALGAVLKAGGLDLVTGGTDNHLLLVDLRPLGLKGNTTEVALERAGITCNKNGIPFDDEKPTVTSGIRVGTAAGTTRGFGVAEFEEVGRLMLEVFNSLKTKPEGDAALEASVYARVKALTARFPLYA; this comes from the coding sequence ATGACAACCGAAAGCTTCTTCTCCGTGGGTGTGGCCCAGGCCGACCCCGCCGTCAACGCCGCCATGGACCACGAACTGCAACGCCAGCGCGAACAGATCGAACTCATCGCCTCGGAAAACATCGTCTCCAAAGCCGTGCTTGAAGCCCAGGGCTCGGTGCTGACCAACAAGTACGCCGAAGGCTACCCCGGCAAGCGCTACTACGGTGGCTGCGAACATGTGGATGTGGTCGAAGCCCTGGCCATCGAGCGCCTGTGCAAGCTGTTTGGCTGCGAATATGCCAACGTGCAGCCGCACTCCGGCGCGCAGGCAAACACAGCCGTAATGTTGGCCCTGGTGCAGCCCGGTGACACCGTGCTGGGCATGTCGCTGTCCGCAGGCGGCCATTTGACGCACGGTGCCAAACCGGCCCTGTCGGGCAAATGGTTCAAGGCCGTGCAGTACGGTGTACGCCGTGCCGATTCGCTGATCGACTACGACGAAGTCGAAGCCCTGGCGGTAGAGCACCAGCCCAAGATGATCATTGCAGGCTTCTCGGCCTACCCCCGCACCATCGACTGGGCGCGTTTCCGTGCCATCGCCGACAAAGTGGGCGCCTACCTGATGGTGGACATGGCCCATGTGGCCGGCCTGGTTGCCACCGGCGTGTACCCCAGCCCGGTGCCGCATGCCCATGTGACCACTTCCACCACCCACAAGACCCTGCGCGGCCCCCGTGGCGGCGTGATCTTGACCAACGACGAAGCCTTGTCGAAGAAGATCAACTCTGCTGTGTTCCCAGGTTCGCAAGGCGGCCCGCTGATGCACGTGATTGCCGCCAAGGCCGTGGCCTTTGGCGAAGCCCTGCAACCCAGCTTCAAGGCCTACACCCAGCAAGTGGTGGCCAATGCCAAGGCCCTGGGCGCGGTGCTCAAGGCCGGTGGCCTGGACCTGGTGACCGGTGGCACCGACAACCACCTGCTGCTGGTCGATCTGCGCCCCCTGGGCCTGAAAGGCAACACCACCGAAGTGGCGTTGGAGCGCGCAGGCATCACCTGCAACAAAAACGGCATACCGTTTGACGACGAAAAACCCACCGTTACCTCGGGTATCCGCGTCGGCACGGCAGCGGGCACCACGCGTGGCTTCGGCGTGGCCGAGTTTGAAGAAGTGGGCCGCCTGATGCTGGAAGTGTTCAACAGCCTGAAAACCAAGCCCGAAGGCGATGCGGCTCTGGAGGCCTCGGTCTACGCCCGCGTCAAGGCCCTCACCGCCCGTTTCCCCCTCTACGCTTAA